In Anopheles gambiae chromosome 2, idAnoGambNW_F1_1, whole genome shotgun sequence, a single window of DNA contains:
- the LOC1281514 gene encoding hexamerin-1.1-like: MKGLTVVALLSLAALAAGYVVVPEGKVTYADKDFLVKQKQMLEVFQHVHQHEVHTELWEVSKAYDIEQHYDQYTNVEAVKEFVTLYKHGLLPFDEIFSVFDDHHREQAIALFHLFYYAKDWETFYKSVVWARFHVNEGMFVYAVTVAVLHRKDLAGLELPAPYEIYPYYFFNTEVVQKAAQYKMQGFPGVKKVDDVYTVVIPTNYTGWYVHTNVAQKVSYFTEDIGLNTYYYYFHADYPFWMGGKEYGLYKDRRGELYLFKHQQLLARYYLERLSNDLGTIPEFSWFKPIVTGYYPNMHYYNGVSFPSRDNYYEVYTPEHYEDVEEVVEYEHRIREAIDLGYIVLPDGRHVDLTKPESVEYLGNLIQSNPDSVNSRFYKYVGWFARILLGGSIEHFENHKVLPGVLEHYETSLRDPMFYQLYKRIIQWYWEFKDHLQPYTKEELTFGELKFETVKVDKLVTYFDRSDADITNAVDVEVFDESSMKAGEMKKFGKIAHYQGEDFVIKARQWRLNHMPFTVEYSVVAEKPVKGVVRMYLGPKYDQYGHAYGVNENRENFVLLDTFEWEFKQGQNVFVRESTQFPLYVQDRTPYFELYKWVMDAYNGKRQFPLDMTEAHCGFPSRLMLPKGKKGGMPFQLYFIVSPYHAPAVPQHEGYDYTLNCGVASGARYIDSLPFGYPFDRPIDEKVWFTPNMYYLDTMIFHKKEAEINAVH; the protein is encoded by the coding sequence ATGAAGGGGCTCACTGTGGTAGCACTGCTCAGCCTGGCGGCCCTAGCCGCTGGGTACGTGGTCGTGCCGGAAGGCAAGGTAACCTACGCGGACAAAGATTTCCTGGTGAAGCAGAAGCAGATGCTGGAGGTGTTCCAGCACGTGCACCAGCACGAGGTGCACACCGAGCTGTGGGAAGTGTCGAAGGCGTACGACATCGAGCAGCACTACGACCAGTACACCAATGTGGAGGCGGTGAAAGAGTTCGTGACGCTGTACAAGCACGGTTTGCTGCCGTTCGACGAGATCTTCTCCGTGTTCGACGATCATCATCGCGAGCAGGCGATCGCCCTGTTCCATCTGTTCTACTACGCGAAGGATTGGGAGACGTTCTACAAGTCGGTCGTTTGGGCCCGCTTCCACGTGAACGAGGGCATGTTTGTGTACGCGGTCACCGTGGCGGTGCTGCACCGTAAGGATCTGGCCGGTCTGGAGCTGCCGGCACCGTACGAGATCTACCCGTACTACTTCTTCAACACGGAGGTGGTCCAGAAGGCGGCCCAGTACAAGATGCAGGGCTTCCCCGGGGTGAAGAAGGTGGACGACGTGTACACGGTCGTCATCCCGACCAACTACACCGGCTGGTACGTGCACACGAACGTCGCCCAGAAGGTGTCGTACTTCACGGAGGACATTGGACTGAACacgtactactactacttccacGCCGACTACCCGTTCTGGATGGGCGGCAAGGAGTACGGACTGTACAAGGATCGCCGCGGTGAGCTGTATCTGTTCAAGCACCAGCAGCTGCTCGCCCGCTACTACCTGGAGCGGCTGTCGAACGATCTCGGCACGATTCCGGAGTTTTCGTGGTTCAAGCCGATCGTCACCGGGTACTACCCGAACATGCACTACTACAACGGTGTTAGCTTCCCGTCCCGCGACAACTACTACGAGGTGTACACGCCGGAGCACTACGAAGAcgtggaggaggtggtggagTACGAGCACCGCATCCGCGAGGCCATCGATCTGGGCTACATTGTGCTGCCCGACGGACGCCACGTCGATCTGACCAAGCCCGAGTCGGTCGAGTACCTGGGCAACCTGATCCAGTCCAACCCGGACAGTGTGAACAGCCGGTTCTACAAGTACGTCGGATGGTTCGCGCGCATCCTGCTGGGCGGATCGATCGAGCACTTCGAAAACCACAAGGTGCTGCCGGGTGTGCTCGAGCACTACGAGACGTCCCTGCGCGACCCGATGTTCTACCAGCTGTACAAGCGCATCATCCAGTGGTACTGGGAGTTCAAGGACCATCTGCAGCCGTACACGAAGGAGGAGCTGACCTTCGGCGAGCTGAAGTTCGAGACGGTCAAGGTCGACAAGCTGGTGACGTACTTCGACCGCTCCGATGCGGACATCACGAACGCGGTCGACGTGGAAGTGTTCGACGAGAGCTCGATGAAGGCGGGCGAGATGAAGAAGTTCGGCAAGATCGCCCACTACCAGGGCGAGGACTTTGTGATCAAGGCGCGCCAGTGGCGCCTGAACCATATGCCGTTCACCGTGGAGTACAGCGTGGTCGCGGAGAAGCCGGTCAAGGGTGTGGTGCGCATGTACCTCGGCCCGAAGTACGACCAGTACGGGCACGCGTACGGTGTGAACGAGAACCGCGAGAACTTTGTGCTGCTCGACACGTTCGAGTGGGAGTTCAAGCAGGGCCAGAATGTGTTTGTCCGCGAGTCGACCCAGTTCCCGCTGTACGTGCAGGACCGCACGCCGTACTTCGAGCTGTACAAGTGGGTGATGGACGCGTACAACGGTAAGCGCCAGTTCCCGCTCGACATGACCGAGGCGCACTGCGGCTTCCCGTCCCGCCTGATGCTGCCCAAGGGCAAGAAGGGCGGCATGCCGTTCCAGCTCTACTTCATCGTGTCGCCGTACCATGCGCCGGCCGTGCCGCAGCACGAGGGCTACGATTACACGCTCAACTGTGGCGTCGCTTCCGGTGCGCGCTACATCGATTCGCTGCCGTTCGGCTATCCGTTCGATCGTCCGATCGACGAGAAGGTTTGGTTCACGCCGAACATGTACTACCTCGATACGATGATCTTCCACAAGAAGGAGGCGGAAATCAATGCCGTTCACTAA